A window of Brevinema andersonii genomic DNA:
AGAGAAAATTCTTTACGTTCAAAATTTTCCCAACCTTGATATCCATGATGGAAAAATATCTTATCAATTTCATGCCGAAGGTATAAAAATTTCAACAGACCATAAAATAATTATCGCACCGCTCGCTGTGGTAAAAGTCCGAGGAAAATTCTATCCAAATTCTTCATCAATTTACACCAAACATCTGCAAGATATCGAAATTATCAAACCTGCACCGAATTTCTTTAATAACATTACTTTACTAAGGCTGGAACTTACAGACAAAATTTTGAAAAACATCATCCTGATATTGCTGGATTGATTATTTCAATGGTACTCGGAAATAAAAATTTCCTTAATCCAGAATTCCGAGAACATATGCGTATTATTGCTTTAGCACATCTTTTTGCTTTATCGGGACTTCATATGATGATTATTACGGCAACTTTCGCATTTTTATTAGGTATTTTTCATATCCCGAAACGTTATATCAGCCTACTGACAATACCTGTTTCTCTATTATATTTGCTTTTAGGGGGATTAGGAATTTCATTACAACGGACGTTTTTATTTCACTTATTATGGATAGTCGGTACAATTTTACGGGTACCATTTTCTATTGCTAAAATTTTTTGGATCAGCTTAATATTAACTCTAATTGTTAATTATAAGAACATTTTTTCCATATCATTCTTATTAAGTTATTCGGCAGTTGCAGGAATTATCTATTTACGCGGTCTCTGGAAAAACTTTTTCTTTCATAAGTGTGGGAATTTTTTAGGAAATATTATTACAATTAGCTTAGCAACAGGTTTGGCGACATTTCCTATTTTAATTTTCTTTTTTGGACAGTTTAATCTGCTTTTTCTGATCTCTAACATTTTTGTAATTCCGCTTGCCGGAGTACTGATCGTTCTAAGTTTTATTTTAGGTATCAGTGCTTTTTGGAATTTAACGTTTCTTCCGGCCGAGCGTTTATTAACACTTATTTATCTTTATATCGATCGCATCAGCTACACTGCCTCAAGGATCCCTAATAGCATTATTTTATTGCAGCACAAATACTTACTGCCTATTTTGATGGTCTTGTGCTTTTTACTGTATTATGCTATAATAAAATACTCTCTTTTTGTAAGTAAAGGTTATTATGGAAGAAACAATATGGAACAAAGCTAGATTCAATAAAATTTTTTCAATTCTTGAGGCTACTCCTCAATTGAAGCACGCACCTGCTATTCACTTTATGAAAACTGCCGGACGGACACCATTTCGCATTTTAATTGCGACAATTCTCAGCTTGCGCACTAAAGACGAAACTACAGCTCCTGCTAGTGGGCGTCTTTTTGCAGTTGCTGATACCCCCGAAGCAATAGCAGTATTACCTCAAGAAACTATCGAAAAACTTATTTATCCAGTAGGCTTTTACAAAACAAAAGCAAGAAATATTAAAAAAATTTCCGAAATTCTTATTTGCGATTTTAACAGCCAAGTTCCAGCCGATCTTGAAACTCTGCTTGAATTGCCGGGAGTAGGACGTAAAACTGCAAATTTAGTTTTAAGTGTTGGTTTTGATATCCCTGCTGTATGTGTTGACGTTCATGTGCACAGAATTTCGAATCGCTGGGGATTTTGCAACACAAAAACTCCAGAAGAAACTGAATTTGAAATTAGAAGACGTGTCGCTGAAGAATTGTGGAGCTCATTCAACAAACCTATAGTAGCATTAGGTCAAACAATCTGCAAACCAATTACACCGAAATGTTTGGAATGTCCGATTCAAGATTTCTGCGAACAAAAAATCCCTCCTAGAGGCCGAAAATGAACATTCTAGCAATTGTGAAAAATAAGGAGAAACTTTCTTTAATCAGAAAAGTAGCAAAAAAACAAAAATATCGATTATCTGTCATTTCCGACAATGATACTTTAAAAAATCTCACGAAAAATTCAAAAAAACGTTCTATGACAACTTTCCCATCTATACGAAAATATCAGACAATCATCATTGATAAAGAATTTTTTATATTATTCTGCACCTCAAATCAAGAATTTCTTCAGGAAGATTTGCTCAATTATCCTATTTTATTAATTCTGGACAGCTACAGCAAACAAAGTATAAAAGAAGCTGCAGAAGCCCCAGTCTCAACAACTATACATTTTCCGTTTTCTGAAGAAGAACTCATTATACGGCTTAATGCAGTTATTAAACAATTCCGAGCCATGCAGAAAATAAAAAATTGGGCATTCAAAGACAGTTTAACAAATTTAAATAATCGCCGTACATTTTTTACTTATATTTCTGCCTACCAAAAAATGTATCAAGAAGGTAAACATCCATTTTGTTTAGCACTGATTGATTTGGATTTTTTCAAAAAAGTAAATGATGAACATGGACATCTTAAAGGTGATGAGATTTTAATTAATATTTCACAGATTATGAAAGAAAATATTAGAAAAACAGATTTTTTAGCACGGATTGGTGGAGAAGAATTCGCTATTATTTTTCCGAATACAAAAATCGAGGCAGCTTACAAAATTTTAGAACGGATCAGTTTAAAAGTGAAACAATTTCATGATAAAGATGGTGTTTCCATTACTTTAAGTAGCGGTATACTAGAAGCAAAAAATGTTTATAAAACTCCAGAAGATATCATCAAAGCTGCTGATAATCTTTTATATCAAGCAAAAGCACAAGGTAGAGATCAAATTTTTAAACAAAAATAAATTATTTTTTCATCTTTAACAAGTTCTAACATTTTTTACAGACTAAGGCATTTATAAGAAAAAATAATTTATTAAACCCCAATTCCAACCTATGAAGACGGGTAACAGTACTGACAAAGTATCTTGTTACCCGTCTTTTTTATTTTAATAAAAAATCGTACTAGAAAAATCTCCCTGTAATAAATCTTCTAATTCTCGTACTTCAAAAGAACGATATTGAAATTCCTTAGCATTCGGATCGAATTCATTTGTAAATGACTGCGGTACAGTAAAAATTTCTTTCTTCTCTTCCACTGGTTTCGGTACTATAACTGGCCTTCTTGGATGTGCTTGAGGTATTACTATTTTGGGTTCATCATTTACTTCCTCTACAATCGGAATCTGTTCCACTTTTATTGCTTCCAAATCTATTATTTCAGGTATATTTGTTTTTTGCTCTTGGGAAACAATAGGAGTAAGTGGTCTTACAGGAACACTACGTTTGGGCCTCGGGCGAGGTTTGACAAGCTGAAGAGGTTCGGCAGGCTGCTTTTGAGCTTGTGTCAGTATTTGCGGTTTGGGTACTTCAAAATCTTCAAGGTTGATTGGTTTTAACAACGATAACGGAATCACTCTTTTTGTATTGCTAATAGGTTTTGGCTCGGGAAGCGGAGGCAGAGGTGGAGGTCGTAGTTTAGCTATGACCACTCGTAAAGGGTCCTCCCGCTTCACAAAAGATAAATCTTCCAATACTTTAAGCTGTTCAAAATTTATATCTCCAGAAAATAAAGGAGGTTTCGGGACATTTTTACTGATGGATTCAAACATCTTTTTATCCGGATAAAAAAGAAAGACTTGAGTATCTTGGTTGTCTTTTTGGGCTGAACTTAAAGGCTGTGCCGGTGAAAACGTTAAATCTTCAGGTTTCATAAAATTTTTCGTATCTTCACTGAAAATCAAATAATTCTGATAATGAGCATCGGTAGCCAATTCTGGTACACGGAAAAAACCATCATAAATATTAAAACTAATTACCTGATTTTCATCGAGGCTCACAGGAATAGAATCATGTTGACGGTATCCGATCACCCCGTGCCCCGAACGAATTAATAGTTCATTAGTGCCGTTGAAAAAATAACCACCACCTGAACCATTTTCAATAATGCTAGTTGTAACATCAGTATTAACAATCATTCGTGTTTTAGAATTAGGATTCGAACTATAGAACCAGCGTCCTGTCATTAGGAGCATTTTTGTCTGATAAGTATTATTAACAGGACGAACAATATAATCCAAAAAAACCGAACCAATACCAATCAAACGCAGCAAACTGCCGTCAGGAAGAGAAAATGTTGCAATACTATCAGGAGTATTTAGGCGGATCAAGGTGCGTTCTTGAAGCCGCACACCTGCTGTAATAGGAGTCCATGAAGGTGCTACAATCGCACGGTACTGGACATCGCCAACAGCATCACGGACAAGAATTTGAGAAACAGGATTTTTCGACCACAAACATGGACTTATGATCAGAAAGCTTGCAAAATAATAAAATATTCGTTTCATAGTTTTTTCCAATTGAAAATATCTGTATATATTATAGCGTGTTTCTCTAAAAAACAAAAATTCTTTGACAAAAAAATTAAGTTCTATTAAAATAACACGGGAGGAAACAATGTCTTATTATTCTCTGATACGAAAGATACCCGATTATCCAATTAAAGGAATTATGTTCGAAGATATGACAACATTATGGAAAGATCCTGAGGCATTCTCTAAAACACTCGAACAAATTGCTGATTTCTTTAGAGATTACCAAATTACTAAGGTTGTAGGACTCGAAGCCCGAGGATTTGTAGTAGCAGCACCAATTGCTATGATACTTGGCACAGGATTTATACCTGTCCGCAAAGAGGGTAAACTTCCTTATGAAAAATTGTCCCGTACTTACAGCTTGGAATATGGAGAAACTGTTGTTGAAATTCATAAAGATGCTATTTCTGCACAAGATAGGGTTTTAATTTGTGATGACATTTTAGCAACAGGTGGCACCTTAGAAGCTGCTATTAAATTAGTCAAAGAATTGCAAGGTCAAGTAATTGGAGTTGGAGTATTATTAGAACTTGCATACCTCAACGGCCGAGAAAAACTATCCATTGATCAAATTTTTTCCGTTTTCAAAACTGAAGAGCCTTAAGAGAAACAATCTTCTATTTCATCAAAAATCCACTTGATTTGCATCAGATCCATCATACCAAGATGTCCGATGCGAATAATTTTTCCTTTCAGGTTATCCTGTCCACCTGCAATAATGATATTTTTTCTAGAAAGACACTCAATTAGCTGATTAGCAGGAATACGTTTTTCTGTAACAAAAGCACTAACACTATCAGAAGGGGTAAAACCTCTATGAGCGAATAATTCAAAACCCAATTCTAAACCACGTTTCCTGGCATAATCAGCCACCTGTTTGTGGCGGAGGTAAATTTTTTCTACATCCTCCTCCATCATCATAGCGAGAGCTTGATCAAGAGCCATAATCATATGGGTAGCAGGTGTCCATTCAGGATGACAGGATTGTTGTTGGTCGAGCTGGCGCAGAATATCAAAATAAAACTTTGGCAGCTGCGATTTTTTTAATGCCGGCATAAATTTTTCGCCTTGCAATGAAATAAATGACACACCAGGCGGAGTCATAAACCCTTTCTGCCCAGAAGAAATACAAATATCAATTTTATTTTTAGTCTGATTGATTGGAATACAGCCTGCAGATGAAATTGTATCAACAATAAACAACGCATCCGTCAGAGCAACAGTAGCAGCATAATCAGCAATAGGAGCAAGCACACCGGTTGAAGTTTCACTGTGACAAGCGGTAACAACTTTAACATCAGGGTTTTCCTTCAAAGCTCTTTGTACCTGACCAGGATCAGGATATGTTCCATAAGGACTGGACACAACAATAGGCAAGCAGCCAAAAGTTTCTGCGATCTCAGCAAAACGAATCCCAAATTTTCCTGACTCAATAACTAAAACTTTATCCCCAGGAGATAATGTATTAATCAAAGAAGCTTCCATTGCCCCCGTACCTGAAGATCCCATCATCAAAACAGAACCATCTGTCTGAAAAAATTTAGGTAAATTCTGCCGGCAGCGCGAAAAAATTTCAATAAAATCAGCAATTCGGTGATGCATCGAAGTATGCATTGCTTGAAAGACAGCTTCAGGAATGTTAACAGGTCCGGGTGTAGCTAAATACAAATTTTTTCTCACGGAATGCTCCTAAGGTTTGGAATTCAGACGGTCCGCAAAAAACGCACTTACAGCACGGTTTTGCTGATTGCGGTATTGTTTTTTATTGTTGACATCAAACACCCACATACCATCTTCCACAAATGAATAAAGATAAAGTTTGTTGGGATCTAAAATAATATCAATAGAAAAAATGCCACCACCTTCATATTTAAGTTGATGGGAATAAGGATTCCAATTATTGAAATCGCCAGCTAAAGCAACGGCTTTTGCATTGGTAGCCGTATGCTGGAAACGGTAAACATCATTGGAAAGCCACAACGGATATTTTTTATCGGGAATAAATTCATTGGTCAAGGTCAACAACGATAATTTTTCACGTCCGGCATCGTAAACGAAATTTGGATTTGTGGGATCCGGAATCCAAAAACCATCCACTTTAAATCGATATTTGTAAGAGCCAGCTTGAGTACGGTTGGTCCATGAAAATATCCACAAATTAGACCGATGTTCTTTCATTTTGAGATTAAGATTCCAATTATTAAAGTCACCGGCAAGAAAAATATCTTTTGCCGAGCCAATATAAAAAAATAAAACAGTATTTTCCAAGACAAGCGGAGAATGTAGATCAGTTGCAGAGCCTGTTTCACTGAGCAACCTGTTAAGACGGCGCTCATCGGACTCGAAAAAATTTGATTGCCCCGTCAGAAGCAAAGCCGAAGCAATACTCAAAAACAACGCATTTTTTCTCATGATTTACTCCATGACTTCATTATAACGGAAAAATAAAAAAAATCTCAAAGTTTCGTCTTGCAATTCCTATAATTTTCTTTTAAAATAGAAGGGGGGAATTATGCACAATGTACTTTTTCTACTGATCGATGACACTCAATCTTTTTTGAAAACACGATACCTTAAAGAATTAAAAGTCATTCATGAAAATTTATTGAAAAAACTTTACCCGTTGGGCGGAGAAATTTTGGTTGCGGGTTTGGAATTAGATTTTTGTACCCAAAGACGTTTTCATAATATCAAAGATTTATTTTCTTATGCCGCAACGCAGGCAAAAGGACGCGACATTATCGTAGCAAATGCTTATAGTGGTGCATTGTGTGTGGATCAGACAAAAGAAATTCTAAATTTTCTCCGCACTCGACAATATGATATTTCTTTTGCCGAACATATGCCAGAAGGATTAATTCCATCAGTAGTTGCAGGAGAATTTGCAGAAGATTTTCTTTACTTTCTTGATGAAAAAACATCATTTGGTATACCTTTCAAAGAACTCGTCAACTGGGAGTATAAAGGTATTGATGTAGGAGTATATCTTTCTTCATCACGGATTGCAATGGAACGTATTGATTTTCTTCCCGTTGAAAAAAACAGTAGTTTATATTTGAATGAACTTTCTTATGATTTTAACTTTACTTTAGAGAAAGCCGAAAATTTTGCTGAAAAAAATCGAGCACAAATCCATAGATTTCCCCACTATGTTGCAGTTGAATTGTGTCCAAAAACAGATGAATTCCATACAGCCGATTTTTCCGAAAAGCCTAATATAGCTCTCCCGCTTTTCACAAACATTGTACAAGAGCTGAATTTATGGGCACCGGAAGCTGTTTTATCTTTAGGTGTCTGGGGTGAACCGTTTGCTCACCCGTTATTTGAAGATTTGTTTCAACAGCTAGAAAATAATAAGGAACGTCGGATTATCGTTGAAAGTCGGACTCTTATTCTTAATGAAAAGTTAGCATCTCTTGTGCTTTCGCGTCCAAACACGGAGCTAATTTTTGACCTCTCACCAAAATCGAATCTTCCTTCCAATGAAGAACTAAATAAATTTTTCTCTAAACTGCCGAACCAGGAAAAACTATGGATACGGTTGACACGCGCTCATGAATCCGAAGATTTGATCCCGAAGTTTCTTAAAACATGGAAACATTTAATGCCACGAATTATTATCACCAAAGCAGATTCATTTGGTGACCCTTCCGTAAAAACAGTGGATCTCGCACCCATTCGACGCCATGCATGTTACGCTTTAAGTCGCGATATAACAATACTTAGCGACGGCACCGTTATGCTGTGCCGCCAAAACACTGATCTCATTGGCAGTCCTGGCAACGTTGCCAAAGAATCATTAGAAGATCTATGGAAAAAAAATCTTAGCAAATATTTTTATCAACACCAAGGGCAATTTTCCAGTTGTAAACAATGTCAAGGTTGTGATGATTGGTGGATTTTTAATTTTTGATTTAATAGTAAAACCGGTATGCCATTTCAAGAAACAACCAGACCCCTCAATCAAGAAAGATAAAAACAGCTATTTCAAGATATAAAATAAGGCCACCAAGATCCATTAGAGTAGAAATTAGCGGTGCTGATACCACTGCTGGATCAATTTTAAATTTTTTAAGAATAATAGGAAGCATCGCTCCTAAAAGATTGGCTACTGTAACAATCAAAACCATCGCAAACGCAGCAACCCCCTTGACTTCGCTGCCTGTTTTGAACAGGAAAATCCTCAGCAACAGCACTGACGCCAACAGGAGCCCCATAGCCACACCGCTGACAAGCGCCCGCCAAAAAAGTTTTGAGGTATCTTTTTTTCCTATTTCACCGGTCGCAATACCACGTATCACCAACACCGATGACTGACTGCCAACATTTCCACCCACTCCTACCAGCACCGTAAAAAACAGCGAAAGCTCCATCCAACGATCCTCTAGAAGCGCCCCATAACTAATGATCATATCTTGAGAAAACCCCGCCAGCAACAGCAAAACCAACACCCATCCCGAGCGGTTCAAAATGAAAGACCACAAACTTCCATTGAGATAATTGACTTCCGACGGATTAATCCCCGTAAAGCGCTGAAAGTCTTCTGTGGCTTCATCCTGAAGGATGTCCATAATATCGTCGTGTGTGATGATCCCTACCAACCGGTGGTGTTTGTCGGTGATCGGCAGTGCAATCATATCATAATACTGGATCAAACGGGCAATTTCTTCTTTATCGGCATCAGTGGTTGCAGAAACAGGGTCCTCTTTCATGAAGTCTTTGAGGCGTTTTTTTTCGGGAGCCAGAATAATATCCTCCAGCTCTACAGAAGCTGTCAAAACTCCTTTATCATTCGTAACGTAACATGTGTAAATAGTTTCTTTTTGGGAAGCCTGACTTTTTACCAATTTCAATGCCTCTTCGGCGGTAAGATTTTCGTGCAGGGAAACAAATTTCGGCGTCATCAAGCGCCCTGCCGAACCCTCGGGATAATTCAAAAGGCTGTTCGCGATTTTCCGCTCCTCAACCGGCAACAAGCGCAGAAGTTTTGTAACAAAATCGGCCGGCAGATCGCCGAGAATCTTGGTTCTGTCGTCGGGATCCATTGTCGATAACAATTTTGCTGCTTCTGCATCAGTGAACGCATGCAAAATTTTCTCCTGATCCTCAGGGCTCAAATATGCAAAAACCGCTCGAGCTTCCTGTTCGCCAAGCATCCGAAAAACAATAATACTTTTGGTGGTGTCAAGATCTTCCAAAACACTGGCAATTTCATGAGGATCCGCTGCATTTAGAAACTCTTCAAGCTTCGTCCAAGCATGTTTTTTAATAAGACTTTCGATATAAGCACGCTGGCCAGCAAGAATTTCCTCAAACTTGTCTTGGAGATTAATTTCGGGAACGTTATTATGTTCTTGTTTGGGCATAAGTACTCCTATTTGAAAAACCGTGGTCGTGTTTCAGAATCGTCAATTTGGACACGAGTGAACTTTTTAAAATTTGCTTTTGTTTTCAAAGCTTTTTCATAAAGAATACGAGCATTTTTGACAGCATCGGAATCCCCGCGGCGTATATCAAATGACGTTTTAATAGTATATGCCCATAAATTACCATCAGGCTCGAGGGTTAAAAAAAATACAGTATAAGGGGTTTTTTTATTATTTTTATTTTTGTGGACAAAAATCCCACCCTGTAACCCACCAACATTTACAACAATTTGTTCAAGAAGAACAGCTTGCTGAGCGACAAAATTTTGTTCAGAAAATTCAAAATGAAACGCTATTTCTTCATATTCTTGATAGTAGTCATTTTGATTGTCATCATATTCTTGTTGATAAGCATCCTGAGATTCATATTGACCTTCATATTGGGTTTCATATGCATCACTTTGATTGTCATATTCAGCAACTTCTTCTGTAATTTCTTCAGATTCTTTTGAAGATTCTAGAGCTTCAGAAGGTATTTGTTCTGTTTGCTGGAAAGTACCAGAAAGCTCTAAGGGTTTGATCTGGCGGGTATAGGGAGAATCGATAGACAAATATTGATACTGGTAAGGTTGAACTTTATAAGTATTGGTTTGAATGAGAGGATTAAGCTCCATATAGTCCGAAAAAACAGGTATAGAACCAGGAGCTTTAACAGCATGGGGTGCAAATTCAAACGCTACAGCATCACGATCAGATGCAAAAAAAATATACAAGCGCTGCGCCGAAACAACACCCCGACTATTAGTAGAAAGCACTTGTTCCTGACTACGCCAAACACTACCTCGAAGCTTTAGAAGCCAATGTCCTGGAGGCAATTGAGGATTTTGAGGATCGACTGCATAATAAGATTTCATCCCGCTGAATACAGGTACTTGAACAATATTAGTATTTGTAGTTGGAGGGGATGGTTCCTGGGCTTCAGCAACGGCTTCTTCGACAGGATCATATTCACTGTATTCATACTGTCCAAATCCCAATACCGGCAACGCCGTCATCATTAAAAAAAATATCAACGCTCTCGGCATGTTTTGTCCTTAAACTTAATATTAAATTATCGGATTTTTCAAAAAAATGCTTAGTTTAAGGAAACAAAAAAAATCTTTCCCGCTCTAATACGAGAAAGATTCTTCGGACTGGGGAGATTTGAACTCCCGACCCCTACCACCCCAAGGTAGTGCGCTGGACCGAGCTGCGCCACAGTCCGTGAGTAATTATTATAAGGAGTTGCAATGATTTTGTCAATATTATTTCAGTTATTAAATTATTTGCCCCAACACTCAAGCATTTTAAATTTGCTCCGAAAAACATCCTAAGTGTTAAAAAATTTTAACAAACAATAGTTTTGCATTCAACTGGAGGATGCTATGAAAAATTTCGTCAGAATGATGACGTCCCGAATCTTGATTTCACTGGTTTTTGTGGGGAATTTTATTCCGTCTCCGGGATTTGGTCAGCAGAATCAGACACCTCAATTTATTTACGGCACAGCTTCGTGGTACGGAGATGCCTTTGAGGGTAAACCTACCGCTAGCGGAGAAATTTATAGCGCTTACGGCTTGACGGCCGCGCATAAGACACTGCCATTCGGAACGCGTTTAGAAGTCGAAAACTTAGCCAATGGAAAAAAAGTCGAAGTCCGCGTCAACGACCGTGGTCCCTTTTCTGAGAACCGCATCCTCGATCTTTCGAAACAAGCTGCTGAAATTTTAGGATTTTTATCGGAAGGGACAACTTTCGTTAAAGCAACCATCATCGAACTTGGAACCAGCATTCCTGAGACTATTCGTGCGTCTGTTCCCACCCAAGGTCAGGATGTACCTCAAAACTTCAATCCTACTCCTGCAGCTCCTGTTGTTCCTCCAGTTCCGACTCAAGAAATAACAACTCCTATCGAAGAAGATCTTCAAGCATCATTTCAACCTGTAGTTAAAGATGAATTTGATTTTATGGATGACGGAAGCAATGATCTTTTTGCCGCCGCCGAACAAGAAGTTCCTGCTCGCGCTCAGCAGATTGTTGTTCCCAGTATAGAACAGCCTATATTAACACCTCCAACAGGATTTTCTTCGAATAACATGAATTTTTTAGTAGACGACCCATTATCAAATATAACAATTAGTGAAGATGATGAATATATCGCTGCACCGTTGCCATCACCGGGTCTTCAAGATCCTAATATAGCAATTCTTGAAGAGGAAAAAACAGATGATCCTTTTGCAGATTTATTTGAAACATCTAACGATCCGTTGAATTTCCAAAATCAAGTTAATGCATCGAGTACTCTACCTACAGTTGGGATGCCTGCTCAAAACATCGGCTACGACCCCCTACCTAAACCTGTATTGCCACAAGCACCTCAGTACAATATTATTCAACAGCAAACACCACAAGTCGAGCAAAGCCTTAAAATTGAGCCCGAAATACGTATCGAAGAGGAAGAAGCCGTCTTTGAAACCGAAACTCCATCACAGCCTCCTGTTGTACAAGGATCTGGCTCGGAATATTACGTAATTCAATTAGGAGCCTTCAGCAAACAAAAAAATGCTATGGCACTTTATCAAAAGTTACGGAAATATGGATTTAATGTGTTCATTACGGACATTAAAATTAGCGGTAAAAATCTTATCCGTGTAAGGATCGGATATTTCAATAATCTCGATGAAGCTTTAGCTGTTTCGGAACGTTTGGAGTCACAATACAGCATTTCAAACCGCATCATTAAAGTAGATCAAGTCGATTAAAAAATTCCCCTCTCATCAGAGAGGGAATTTTATTGACAAGCAGGGAAACAAAAACTTTATAATATTCGGACGAGGCTTAAATGGATACCAAAACAAAAAAAATATACTCTATTTTGTATGATTTTTTTACTATAAAAAATTTCGAAACACAACAAAAAGAATTTTCCGATTTATGGAAAACATACGGTTTATCAAACATTTTCAATATAATAAGCAAATATTTTCCATACCAATATTTGCTGGCATTATATCAAGCTATGCCCTCGCGAAAGCCTGGGAAAATTAAAAATATTGTTTTTGTAGTCGAATCATTAGGAATCGGCGGCATCGAACGAGTCACAGCGATTCTTGCAGACGAATTCAACAAGTTGGAATATAATATTTTAGTGTTAACAGAACAGCCATCTTCGTCTTTGGATCGTAAATTATCGGAGAATATCCGATGTATTTCTATTCCTAAAGATAATCGCTACACTTTTTTCGACCAAATTACCGAAAATTGTGACATTGTCATCTATCAAAACTATCTGAATGAAAAATGTTATATTGATCTTCTTTACTTTCGGTTCAGAGAGACTATTTTTGTTCCTTGTTTTCATAACCTCGCAGTAGGTCATCTCTATACGGATACCGATAAATATTTCACGGAAGATTTAGTTTATCCTTATCTAGATGCTTTGGTATGTTTGTCGAGATATGACCAGATTTATTGGAAAGAAAAAAATGTTCCTGCTGTTTACATTCCGAATCCGCTGACCTTTGATCCCGAAAATGTTCCACAAGCACCGCTTGAAAGTAAAAATATTATCTTTATTGGACGTTTTTGTCCGCAAAAGCGCACGGATTTTTTATTTGAAGCATTTCGGGAAGTACTCAAAAAAGTACCCGATGCCCAGCTTATGATGGTAGGCGATAGTAACATCCGTCTTGAAACCGAGCTTTCCGCGAAAAAAATGGGAA
This region includes:
- a CDS encoding septal ring lytic transglycosylase RlpA family protein; protein product: MKNFVRMMTSRILISLVFVGNFIPSPGFGQQNQTPQFIYGTASWYGDAFEGKPTASGEIYSAYGLTAAHKTLPFGTRLEVENLANGKKVEVRVNDRGPFSENRILDLSKQAAEILGFLSEGTTFVKATIIELGTSIPETIRASVPTQGQDVPQNFNPTPAAPVVPPVPTQEITTPIEEDLQASFQPVVKDEFDFMDDGSNDLFAAAEQEVPARAQQIVVPSIEQPILTPPTGFSSNNMNFLVDDPLSNITISEDDEYIAAPLPSPGLQDPNIAILEEEKTDDPFADLFETSNDPLNFQNQVNASSTLPTVGMPAQNIGYDPLPKPVLPQAPQYNIIQQQTPQVEQSLKIEPEIRIEEEEAVFETETPSQPPVVQGSGSEYYVIQLGAFSKQKNAMALYQKLRKYGFNVFITDIKISGKNLIRVRIGYFNNLDEALAVSERLESQYSISNRIIKVDQVD
- a CDS encoding glycosyltransferase is translated as MDTKTKKIYSILYDFFTIKNFETQQKEFSDLWKTYGLSNIFNIISKYFPYQYLLALYQAMPSRKPGKIKNIVFVVESLGIGGIERVTAILADEFNKLEYNILVLTEQPSSSLDRKLSENIRCISIPKDNRYTFFDQITENCDIVIYQNYLNEKCYIDLLYFRFRETIFVPCFHNLAVGHLYTDTDKYFTEDLVYPYLDALVCLSRYDQIYWKEKNVPAVYIPNPLTFDPENVPQAPLESKNIIFIGRFCPQKRTDFLFEAFREVLKKVPDAQLMMVGDSNIRLETELSAKKMGIANSVNFLGFHKDTSPFLLEASVHAMPSKFEGMPMTWIEAKAFGVPTVYTKMDYLEMNTLSGAISTEKNDPKDFAEALIEMLTNDKIRKKLGGEARDSLNNFKTEFSIQRWQLLFEALGSKTLDKSGLTDPDPYINKKTVLDVFRDEKISALQMKTKIKSPNYHKKILKFVISFTKKYIFPPNTQRRIVVKKLINHLKALY